aatacaaaataaatacccaatcctcatccataggATGCAACATTAATTTGGGAACGAAACATGAACATTCGAGgacataactttttttttgcttgacggaagtAGGACTGCATGACGGcagattatatatcccacaatcctcggcacactcttggcggctatttcaacttTCGTGAACAGCACGGTGCACTCTCTGAACGCATCAAGTGGTAGAAATTATGCcccaaaacatatattttttgcataaactcagcttgtgcccttttaaaacaattgaaatattgtactttgtgtatttatttaggTAATTTCATGTGTATTTCAACTTGAAGTACTGTGTAtcctaccccaccccacccccacccccggcTGTGTGTAATAGAGCGTCGTGAAATATTGACAGTATGGGATTGGAGTTTTATAAAGTCTTTATATATTTCcccaaataaaacattttattttagcaAATAGAGGGGCGGATGATTGTCAATAGcagtttgtttttaatttaatattcCCTGTATTTCTCTATATACTTCTATAGATGCTTTTTTTAAGTGGCTCAGGCTGGCGgaatattttgtgaattttgctaaaatatcaatgttttgcatAACATGATCACGATAGTTATTTTTAGAAAGTGTTTGCAAAGCTCAAATTCGCGTCTGTACCTGTGTGCTATTGTGATATATACAAGAGATAGTGCAGTATGTGGGGTCTATGGTGTAGTGACACTCACATTTTTATTGTCTTCTGTAACCCAGTCATGTGATACATAGTTCACCTGTACGTATAAACAAAGTGTTAGCTTACACCTAACGACCAATACCTGGCTTTTGTCAACAAACAGTTAGACTCAATTACTTTATTATCTCACACTATTATAATAATCTGGGGTAGTATACAAAAGTTTTGTATGTGAAAGAAGCTTTGTAGTGAATAGCGAACGATTTGGATATAAAAGACGACAGAATCACCAACACGTCGCGTCGCTGCGCTGCTTGCCgtctctctccaacgtctattcTGTATAATACCGGTATCAGGTGCAGTGTTACCATCCGAATAGTTTACAATTCCAACAAACACAGTGACAGTAATATGACAACAGAACGAAACCCTGTCCGTTTGCTGTTATTTTGAAGTTAGGAATCCTTCCAAGCCCTGGCGAGAGAGGTCCTTTGATGTTTGCGATATTTATTACAAGGTACAAGACACGCATGGACTTGTTCATCCACAGGTTGGTGATTGCTGCAGTGTCATTCTGTGCGTCTTTGTAAAATGGCGGCTAGTATAAAGGAGAAGGTAACCAACGACTTTCTGACCTGTAGTATTTGTAGGGATGTCTATAAGAGTCCGGTAACTTTACCCTGCCTTCACAGTTTTTGTCAGGAATGTTTAGAGTCGACCTTGAGGGCCACAATGTCGGACCGTGACACGAACAGCCTACATCAATGTCCACTTTGCAGGAACAGATTTAGACTACCAAGCGGTGGGGTCAAGTCACTGAGAACAAACTTTTTCATCTCAGAGTTGCGAGATTACTTCAAAGATATTGAAGACGTGGACCCCGAGGCCAGTTGTGTGACATGTCAAAATCCCATTGCGGTCACCCATTGTTTAAATTGTGAACACAGCTTCTGTGTGAACTGTACGACGGTACATTCACGCAATTCTCTCACCAAAGGTCACCATTTGATATCAATGGAACAATACCAACGACAATTAGCTAGTGACCCGGAGTCATTGAATCCAGCCATATATTGCGAAAAGCATCCTGGCGAGCCTCTTCAAATGTACTGCGCCTCTTGTGAAATTCCTGTGTGTTCTACCTGTGCGACTGAGGATCATCCTGACCCCGAGCACAAACAGAAAGATGTGGATGCAGCTGCCGAagaagagaaaaataaaatgaaagaattgaCAGATCAGCTAAATGACAAACTAAAAACCATAAGTGAAAACTGTGAGGCTTTAAGACATGACTTACAAGAACTGATTCACAGCTGTTATGATATAGATAAACATATTGACTACCATTGTAAAATGCTAACCGAATACATCATCAGACAACGTGAGGAGAAGAAATCAGAACTGTATGAAATTTTCAGACGAAAGAAACAACTTTTGGAAACGCAGCTCCAAATATTTTGCATAGATTTGACAACACTTCGGAGCGCTAGGGAATTCGTTCAACAACCGATCGATTCTTCGAAAGCGGTCTTGTATCTAAAATCCCTGCCCAATATGAAGCAGTCCGTTGATGATTTGATTGGTAAGGAGATAAAGGCTCATACCAGTGGAGATGGCTACTTAGATTTCTCGCCAAATGTTAGCATTTTCGACGAGGACGTCGGTGAACTTCATGCCGAAGAAAACGTCGCTTGGCAGTTTCATGAGACATAGTTGGctgtacatacattacaatgtagttACAGTGTAATGTATGGAATACTTCATAGAAGACCGTAGAAGAATTCCTTAGAAATGTCACACGATGAAAGATTTGAAAATGTCGATGACTAAAACCATGAAATTACATAGTAGTGAAACATAACTCATCCAGAATTACTAGTTTTGTAATTATTCTAAGAATATAGTCATTACAGAAGTGGACGAATGGACAAAATCAGAGCATTTCGACATATTTGTTTAGTTTTGAATATTACAGCTTGAACTTGGTACCCCTCGGCTAGGGCTGGACATGTAAAAGTTGTGGAATTTCAGGAGCGCCACCAGCGGTCGTATCCGTGACCACGATCATAGGCCTACATAACCCCACAAAGTTGTCGACGCTTTAATCCCTCTGTTAGCATCATAGTACTAGTGTCCAAAAGTTTTGATAAACTGTAAAAGTCGCAAAAATATGattataacattttattcaaaatctACGAACCCAAGACGACACGACTCACGGTTTGAAAATGGTGCATAAAACATAAATCACTGAATTACTTACATAGGTTATAATACTTAAgctgttcaattttttttagccTAGTGGTAAACTGTAACTATGCAATTTGTGTAATTCTAATGAGGATcatcgaccaagacagatcgaaagctcattgctaaaaataaactttcaaatgTTTGTGCTTTATCCTGTGTAAGTCATTTCATCTACCAAGCTGGTGAATATTATTGGTCATAAGAATCATTGCTCGttcttttgaattaaaatataggtgtgtgtgtgtgtgtgtgtgtgtgtgtgtgtgtgtgtgtgtgtgtgtgtgtgtgtgtgtgtgtgtgtgtgtgtgtgtgttttatgtaTGACCGGACATGTAACCACTGGATACCAATATAACAAATCTAATAGTCAAACTTCTTAACATTCTTAAACTTCTAaagtataatatatactgaagTGATCTTGGCAATTTACCAGCCAAATCCATCTCAATATAAATGTTTGACTTTTACTATCCGTTCACTCGTGTCCGGGTTCCTATACGCCATTCTCTTCACCGACTACTGTGAAACCTACCGCTGAACAAGATGGCTTCAAACATTAAGGAAGAGGTAACAGACGTGTTTTTGACATGTCGTATTTGCATGGATGAGTACAAGAACCCAAAGATTCTGCCATGTCAAGACAGCTTCTGTGAAACCTGTTTAGAATCAACCGTTCAGGCAGCCATACATGAGAGAAGCCCGATCAGATGCCCACTATGTAGAAAGGAATTTGTCGTACCGATAGGTGGGGTGAAAGCTCTTAAAACAAATCTTCTATTATCTTATTTACATGATTACATGAAGAATATCAAAAGTGACGAGGAATTTAGTTGTGATAATTGCCACAATCCGAGTGCAATAATCCACTGTACAGATTGTGAACGCAACTTCTGTGTAAATTGCATCACCGTACATACACGGAACTCGTCTTCtcctagtctatctgctagacctcggatgttcttccgatacaatacgacacatgaccgaacatcgctatcgaggatggaacatccaaggtaagccctcactgcgaacttcgttcgcttatagtatcgaaagaaagtcCGAACGTCAAGCAGCAAGACTAGTCTTCTCCCTTTAAAGCAATGAATGCAACAGTACATATCATGTAAACTACAATTGATGGGAGTTGTTTACCTATTCAGTGTTGCTCTCTCATTTGCTTTACAACTTAACACATTGAGTCTAGCCAATCAAATGAGAACATTTTGATTTAACAGGTGGTAGTATTTATAATTAGACACACGTGTGTATTTGGGTGTGGCAGCATTGTGTCTCGTGGTCGGACATCACAGGAGAACCGTCAGTAAAGTGTTCGTCTTCGTTTCCTCGAATTATGTCGCTCCAGAAGTCTGTAGTCGATTGGGATATGGAATATTTGCTATCCCAGGTCGATGTAGATGACGCTGAAGTTTTTAAGTTGACCGACGTCAAAAAGGAATTTCGACGGTTTCTATCTCCAGTTGACAACACCAAAGTTGAGGAATACCAGAATGCACACGTTCCACCAGCCACGCGCAAAGCAACACTATGGGGTGTTAttgctgcaataattgtagcgtttgatgtgattttgagggctttttcgtctgtttttgtgccttttttcgttccgacgtttaacccgaatcaaacgctacaattcctcaaGCAACCACCTTGTTCCGGAAGAATTTTGATGAACAACTCATAACAGAAggaacaggtgaaaacagatcagcAGTTCAGAGTTGCAAACGTACGAGTGATGAACAAATAAAAGCCATGTCTGATGTTTTACAACCACCGATGACGAAAGAAATGCAGGTAGGATCTACTCTACGTCTTTCTGAAAGTAGTTCCCGTTAGTCTGTTTAATACAACGCTACAACGAAGGATTCAAAGATTGTTGAGTCATCACAACACGAAGGTTCCGAAATTCGAAGTGTTTAATTACAGGCTTCGGGCACAAAAATGAGTTTCTAACAGGTCCGGCTTAAGGCCTCAATTTCGTGTTTGATCATAAAAACATGATGCTGGTCGCCTTTGAAAATGTCTGCCCCAACATATCGAAATATGTAGCCGTTGGATATTTGGAGGATTTTCAACCAGCCTGACGATTAGATGCAATAATTTTAGTGGTAgttttttctatttattttgagcttttatttttgttttttggccTTTTTTTATCGTTACCGGAAATTTGCACTAACATTTTTAGTAGTGCGTTTAAACCACGTATTGAAaacaagttttaaaaatatttttcaatattactcGAATATTGCGTCGGCATGTAAAATTATTGTCAAGCGCCCCCAATGTTGAGAATTATACAAGAGATGGACATCTCTTTGACTTTGTCTCTTTGAGGTTTTCGCGATACTTGCGCCCTCAACCGTATATCAATTGTCTTTATAAAGGAGACACGACTTGCATGTACTGCTTTCTGATAATCAAACACATTGTTTCTAAATAGGCGATAATAGATCtatttatttgacattatttCATGGTCAGCCGACTATGCGACATTGTTTCTGCATATTCAAGTGTAAATGTAAGATCTAGAACATGAAGCATCAAGtcacgtttttttttctgttgttggATGAAGCTGTGTGAATAGTAATGTATCTTTTCAGTCAATGTCTGAGTCAcgtctgtctgttcgtctgcGATATGTCTGCTCTGTACACGAAGAGCGTGAAGCCTTGACAGAAATGACAGAGCGCGTGTGTATTGTGACAGTACACGGCGATCGATATGACAAAAACTCGAAATTTAGGAAATATTCAACATGTCATATAAAACGTGAACGTGCGTTTTTATTTATTGGTAATTAACGTTTAAATGTAATGATCTATAAATCTGGTAAAGTAAAGGCTACTACTAGGCAGGGTATGTCTACCTTTAACTATCGCCTTACCTGTATGAAACATGTATGGTcaaatgtcatttatttcattaaacaataatgataatgatatcaaaattttcaGAACTAAGTCAAATACATATTGTATCTCCGCTTAATGGCGATATTACTTTTAAATAAAGCGCTTTTGCAGTTTGTACCCGGTATGGACCTATAACGGCACAAGGTTCTATATACTATCTCAATTCTCAGGGaagtatataatacattgcagCCCATTGTAAGCGCATAGGATCGAAAGCAATCTCTATCCTACAAGGTCCCCGATTTAACAGCTAGTTTGACTATAACACactcgtggttcaaatcttactcAAGGATACGACGCTACATGATAGGGCAATAGCAGCCGCGGCGGCAGTATGACATCATAGTTTAACGTTTCCACGGACGTCACAGTTAGAACTTTCAGTTTTCTGTATTCAGCTATTGAGATGAGTGAGACATCTGCTGGCTGGTTACTATATATAGCTTCCCATAGTACGTGATAGGCGTTTAACCTTTATCAATACGCCTAGCTAAAACATGGCCATACAGTGACTCAGTACACTGTGTCTCGATCTAGTTTGTAGATAATTATGACAATATATCCATCTCTAGTCGGATTTGAATTGTTGAATTGTTGATGTCTACAAATTAATTAAAGGTAGGTAAAATTATTGTTACGTTGTAGTTATGTATACATGGTCAGAAAAGGTGTCTAATTTATCAAAGCTAAATTTGTCATCGTTGCTAAATATCTCGCCACCTATCAGTCTGTTGTCATAGTTTATTTGTATTGCTTATAGACAATGAAAGGGAATGGTACGAACGTGTAAACTGCGTGCAGTCAATACAGAATACAGTGTCCTCAATACGGTAATTTTATAGATTAATGAACACACGGATAAAAATTTCAAAGACAATTCGTAAATTATTGGGTATTCGATAGAGTAGGTATGACGTATTATTCAACTTCAAGTCAAGTGTCAAATTTATGGGCTCCGTTTCGTCAATTTGTCTCTGAACTTAGCTGAAATGAGACGAGTGTGCATGTAGACAAAGAATCATTCATACAATAGCTAGCTCGGTAGGTAAAAGGTGTACAGTGTGATCGAGATACCTGTAGGCATACATTATTGAATACATGTCATTGTACGCACAGTAAACGTTCGACGCCTTCCTGTATCACGATTGATGTACCAGTCAAATGAACATGATATATAACTGTTGCTAAATTTTACTACTTATTAGGACATTTATTTATACACGTCGTGAGTTTTAAGTTGTTGAGACCAGTGATTTTTCAGTGTGGTCTCATACAATATTTACGTTATTGCGAACAGTAATAAATATTGAGTGTGGtagaatattaattatttaattctaTTTTCCACTTGtttatttgatgttttgttatttttttaagtttacatACGTTACGTTCTTGATTTCTTCACATTCCAattatatgaaaaaataatacagaaGGCCGGCCTCAATACATCACTAGCACTGTGAATAACgtttgaaatgtacattctcgcaaatcagtgctgttatttcttccgcgacactgcgaaatgtGTTGAGTTTTGTTTATTGTTAAAGTTATATTTAATTTAGAATGTGATTGTTCGTCATCGCGTAAAGGGAGGTGGTTGGATTACtcttatactgtgtttgatgcTTAACATCAttaaacaacccccccccccacccggcGGCCAAGTCATAGACACCGCCAAAGTAGTCACGTGATATCTAACTTATAAATCGAATGAGAAACCCCACAACTTGAGGAAATGTTCAACATACGGTAATTGTAATTTCAATTGTAATGGAAAAACAAATTTGATCAACATTTCTACAAACGCATGGTCGTGTTTGAATTGTGGTTTTATTTACTGTCCTTATTTCGtaaattttgtctttctttttcacTGTTGAGACACGGTGATGAGGACAGTAGACTTGTTGTCAGAATCCCTTGTTTGTATTAAGTGACTTGCCCACTGTCTggattattgttgttttttggtgTGTAGTCTTGCGGTCAAAATTCGAACGCCAACACCTCTGATCCAACCTTCGTCGCTAGATGGCGTCGTAACGTATTTACAGCCACCTGTTGATTCGGTCATTCACCGTCCGTTGTTGTCGcagttatttttgtattttgttttggttgAACGTTTTGAGTCGCCATTTTATACATGTGTTATCTACTCACAAAACGCCGTGCATTATGAGCAGAATAGGTTCCTTTTTATGGAAAATGCTCGACGAAATAGCGTGTCATCGCCATAGATGAACAGACAACGttcaatttgtttttcaaaagtTGATTGACTATTTTCCCAAAATCCAAGTCTCAAAAATGAATCAATTGAATATCAAGATGATTGCACAACTCTTAGCCCATTCAGTTAATTTTCACAACGATTGTACAACTCTTAGCCCGTACAGTTAATTTTCACAAcagaatttgataaattttgctTTGGGGTACATTTGAATTTCGCCTTTCACATATATACCCACATTTGAGTAACATCTAAACAGGTTGCTTCCAATAGGGCGAGAGTAGTTTCAGTGGAATGAATTATGGCCCACGGGTTTCTTATTTTGCATCAATACCTCGCTTTTACACATCATTTCAATACTACATCAACCCAAAGAACCAAGTTTCGATCCTGACTCGTCAAGCTGTTTTTTGATCATCAATAAGTGGTTAATACTACCGCTTCTGTGTCATAAATTATAAGCTTACAAGTGATGATATTTGCATCTCCAGTAGCTCAACTTTTGACCTAGCTAATGTCACTAAAGGTTAACCGAACACGATGCGGGTCTGTTCTCCAAAATCTCTTAAGAACTTCAGTAGGATCAATTAAGTGCAGTCTATAGTGAAGTTTTACAAGTGAACTTAAGAGCCTACGGGGTTACAGCATAGACttttgtttgtattgatatattcAGAACGGTTGCAACTACTTTTGTGTCAGGTAAGCAATTTACACTAACTATTTCAGACGCCATAACGATGTGACCTGATGTGTATTGAGCAAACGACATGTTATCATGTAAAAGCACTGCCTCCGAAttacacagacacatatgtTTTAACTAGAAAATCCGGCTTTCGTGAACGGTCATCATTTTCTGTCAATCGTCTTCGGGTCATGAACATGATCGCTTCTGAGTTAATAGTTGCTATTGGTTATCAATAATTTGCTACCCTTAAACCCGATTCCATCGCTCTCCATAACAACGTTATGCCGTATGTGGAACGCAGAAAAATAGGGTATTTTTCTCAGAAACCAAATACCAGTCCGCCATGGCTTATTTCGAATAAGCTGTCTTTGGTTGCGCAAACTCACCTAACTAGTTTGGCTGAATTGTATACTGACAGCATTCGTCATAATTTATATTCCGTTTCCGTGTAGGTCCCAGGAGCTACAGGTATGTTTTCTGTATTCAAGAGGAGCAAGGGAAACGCGAAGTTCGACAACACTCCGCCACCCAATTCCCCAACGAGTCCAACAATGGATAGCTTGCCAGGTGAGAGCTACAGAAAGATTAGCGACGGAAGTTTACCGTCGCCGACAGAAATCCAGCAACCATTATACGGTCAAAAGACAAACGATCGTCCAACAACACAGCCAAAACCAGCACCACGACCCAAACCAAAGCGACAAAATCGGGAGTCGGGTAAACTCGTTGCGTCCGAAAGGGGTACTGCTAGTAGTTCAAACTCGCTTGTTACGGAAGCCATTAGTTTGCTACAGAGATCGTTATCACAGGAAAATGATAGGGAATTCGAACTTACTGGCGAATTGAACAGACTTCgtttagaaaataaacaactgcaAGATAAATTAGCTACTGTTGATCAAGAGAGGGAACACGAACTACAAAATGGACACGAAGATAGCGAACTGCTGGGTGAGAACGAGGAATTAAAGAAAAAACTTGCGGGAATGCAGCAACAATTGACCCAAATTCAAGGAATTGCCGGAAAATTAAATGACCAAAACAAACAACTCTTCGCACGGTAAGTAGTTTCTCTTATTTCACGTAGTTATTTGTGGTCTATGGGGCGTTGCTAGGTCGCATGTTTCCAAATTTAGCGCAAGCAAGGGCGCCGCTACTTTAAATCACTGGAACGTGTCCCATGCCTAGTATATGATCGCATTATACTCAAAACATAATGGAGTGAACCAGACAGGACGGCCTTGAgatggttgtacatgtactgggcaaacaattttatttattttttattttggggTCGGCAAACGTACAGTTGAACAATATGAAGTAACTTGTTGACTCGCTgctattgtgtatgtatgtactcttgtatattactgtacaatgtaaattgtCGGCATCTGGTATATACCAGTTTTGCAATCAAAGTTTAGCGACATAATAAATCTAGTTCGTATCttgcattgtttttttttaaaagttataaaGTAGCATAAATCACAAACTACATAACTACATTGTTAGCCCTTGTCATTGTTTAAAAATTGATTAATAAAAACATACTTCCGTGTAAGATCGGACACCTCTATGTACTATGCACTCTGTGTACAATAGCACTGCTATCTGACTAGTGTGGCCTAGTCCTGCTTGCTGAAGCCAATATTGACGttattatactagtataacaAATGTCAGTGTACAGTGCAAGGCGTTTCGTTCAACACTGGAGGGACGACTTATTCCGTCTGCAAACAGGACTAAGTTTGGCCATGTTAGTACCCGCCCCTGTGTACTTCTATtctatctgtacatacatacatacatacatacatacatacacacacatacatacatacatacatacatgcatgctgTACGTAGCATATCGCTGGTGACGATGTATTCCGTTGTTAATTAATGACTTGAAAAGTGTACACATAACAAGCAGTCTAGTCACAAGCCATAAACAACCACTCGACAATGCCGGTCTGTTATTTTTTTGCGTTTATCTTTGGAATAAATTATAGACCAAATTCCTACAATCCTATCAACATAAATTAGGTCGAGTTAGATCAATCATTAATTGCATCAGCCGAAATGGTCACTTCTTGCACGTAATAGGTTGATCTATTGTCTGTGAAGTGTTTTGAGGATAGCAGTGCCAAATGTCAAACATACCATGTACCAAAGCCCCGCAGTGTAAAAGGTCAACTCGGGTCACGAGTTGGAGCGCCCTCAACGAATACAATGTAGAAATGCAAAAACTCGGGTGTAGCTATGGAAACTTATACATCTGGCACTCTGAGGCATCGTGATCCCGGAGCACTATTTCCAGAGCTAGAAAGACTCATTTTCTttttaatactttattttaaagATATCAAGAAATCACAACGGCCAACGACGAAGAAAAGAATAAGGCAGCTGAAGAACATTCAAAAAGAATTGGGAATCTTATTTCAATGTTCTGGCAACTTGAAAATAACGAAAAAAGTAATGCTTTGAAGGAGCTTGGGAGTGATATTGAGACTGGTGAAGGAATTAGCACAGATTCAAATGAGTTTCTTAATGATCTGTTTGTGGTAagtaattttaataatacatacaagacaaaaacttaaaatacGG
This window of the Glandiceps talaboti chromosome 16, keGlaTala1.1, whole genome shotgun sequence genome carries:
- the LOC144447662 gene encoding transcription intermediary factor 1-beta-like, whose product is MSDRDTNSLHQCPLCRNRFRLPSGGVKSLRTNFFISELRDYFKDIEDVDPEASCVTCQNPIAVTHCLNCEHSFCVNCTTVHSRNSLTKGHHLISMEQYQRQLASDPESLNPAIYCEKHPGEPLQMYCASCEIPVCSTCATEDHPDPEHKQKDVDAAAEEEKNKMKELTDQLNDKLKTISENCEALRHDLQELIHSCYDIDKHIDYHCKMLTEYIIRQREEKKSELYEIFRRKKQLLETQLQIFCIDLTTLRSAREFVQQPIDSSKAVLYLKSLPNMKQSVDDLIGKEIKAHTSGDGYLDFSPNVSIFDEDVGELHAEENVAWQFHET
- the LOC144447855 gene encoding uncharacterized protein LOC144447855, encoding MFSVFKRSKGNAKFDNTPPPNSPTSPTMDSLPGESYRKISDGSLPSPTEIQQPLYGQKTNDRPTTQPKPAPRPKPKRQNRESGKLVASERGTASSSNSLVTEAISLLQRSLSQENDREFELTGELNRLRLENKQLQDKLATVDQEREHELQNGHEDSELLGENEELKKKLAGMQQQLTQIQGIAGKLNDQNKQLFARYQEITTANDEEKNKAAEEHSKRIGNLISMFWQLENNEKSNALKELGSDIETGEGISTDSNEFLNDLFVVSFQLAKDHMEKLKSRFAHLLLYPGSPSQEMESTDVRADPSILPESLKKEMSAFLKGNTNSWPLQELEMGIMDWIEEEFSSNLTENDIMKKYISCCCRVSWQLNIEFPPLVIEADARCYDNDKHQPDVSCRLQQTPDNGTEIGHFVWPVLLEKNDGKVLKKGIVILKS